The Geothrix sp. genome has a window encoding:
- a CDS encoding PKD domain-containing protein — protein sequence MTHSFLRHSMNLATLAGAALVLPVLHCGKSASQAQTASSSQPAPGASAAPFSFSVVASGLSKPTGIALADNRSLVISQQPAAPLDASLARIDLGTGSVGLIAGGAAVQSGFAANRAGRLYWVDAQKGALMTQSRAAGSPTVLHAGGMLPTTTIAVDAANRVYLAGTAAQGGNGVAAVLVRGASPTAIPDPSGPDKTVLVAASSGDLYWTSRAAGLIYHRSPDGKGSVLVTGLKSPQGLALGPAEDVLYFTEVPTPGKDAAAGGTNTVSALDLATLSRTVIHRGDPEPTGVAVAANGSVYWTSTSRGLVLVARPAILPAAPAQFTATLSGTEEVPPVTTQASGKASFSFVSGTTLSDDQVSTGPALGYRVTITGIARVRRIEIHQGAKGTTGPLVAILPRGDDFDDDEDELTSGRESGSGGMGGFALGGRIRLQNLLGPYAGDWAGFSAALAAGNLYLTVPTRSYPTGEIRGQILPTAAPPANHPPTAVITSPAADATIQAGQSVTFAGTATDPDGDAVSILWDFGDGSSSTLLSPGSHTYAMAGTYTVRLTATDAYGLADPNPPTRTITVQPAAVNLPPSATITSPSGSVSIVAGQSVTFAGTASDPNGDPVTVLWEFGDGGTSTLLAPGAHAYATAGTYTARLTATDSHGLPDPNPPTRTITVTAAPVNQPPTATIIAPATNVTINAGQSVTFTGTASDPDGDAVTVLWTFGDGTTSTLLAPGSHTFAAPGTYTVRLTATDSHGLVDPNPPVRTITVSAVAAPTLTQIQTQIFTPLCVGCHDAAGAAGMNLTAGSAYANLVNVPATTLPGLRVVPGDPASSALVIQLASGHRNVSAANQSLISAWITAGALNN from the coding sequence ATGACCCATTCCTTCCTCCGCCACTCCATGAATCTCGCCACCCTTGCGGGAGCGGCGCTGGTGCTGCCCGTCCTCCACTGCGGGAAAAGCGCCTCCCAGGCGCAGACAGCCTCCTCCAGCCAGCCGGCCCCGGGCGCAAGCGCTGCGCCATTCTCGTTCTCCGTGGTGGCTTCGGGCCTGTCGAAGCCCACGGGCATCGCCCTGGCGGACAACCGATCACTGGTGATCTCCCAGCAGCCCGCGGCCCCCCTGGATGCCTCGCTCGCCCGGATCGACCTGGGCACTGGAAGCGTGGGCCTGATCGCCGGCGGGGCCGCCGTTCAATCCGGATTCGCGGCGAACCGGGCGGGGCGGCTCTACTGGGTGGATGCGCAGAAGGGTGCGCTCATGACCCAGAGCAGGGCCGCGGGGTCGCCGACCGTCCTCCATGCGGGTGGCATGCTGCCGACCACGACCATCGCCGTGGATGCCGCAAACCGGGTGTACCTCGCTGGAACGGCCGCCCAGGGCGGAAACGGCGTGGCTGCCGTGCTGGTGCGGGGCGCCTCGCCCACGGCCATCCCCGATCCTTCGGGGCCGGACAAGACGGTCCTGGTCGCGGCGTCTTCCGGGGATCTCTACTGGACCAGCCGCGCCGCAGGGCTCATCTATCACCGGTCCCCGGATGGCAAGGGCAGCGTGCTCGTCACCGGGCTGAAGTCGCCGCAAGGCCTTGCCCTCGGTCCAGCCGAGGATGTTCTGTATTTCACGGAGGTGCCCACGCCGGGCAAGGACGCCGCCGCGGGTGGCACCAATACCGTGAGCGCCCTCGACCTCGCGACCCTTTCCAGGACGGTCATCCATAGGGGTGATCCCGAGCCCACGGGAGTCGCGGTGGCCGCCAACGGCAGCGTGTACTGGACCAGCACCAGCCGGGGCCTCGTCCTGGTCGCGCGGCCCGCCATCCTCCCCGCTGCACCGGCCCAGTTCACGGCCACGCTCAGTGGGACGGAAGAGGTTCCCCCTGTCACGACCCAGGCCTCCGGGAAGGCGTCCTTCAGCTTCGTGAGCGGAACCACCCTTTCCGATGACCAGGTGTCCACTGGCCCGGCCCTCGGCTATCGGGTGACGATCACGGGCATCGCCCGCGTGCGCAGGATCGAGATCCATCAGGGCGCCAAGGGCACCACAGGGCCCCTGGTGGCCATCCTCCCCCGCGGCGACGACTTTGATGACGATGAGGACGAGCTTACGAGCGGGAGAGAGAGCGGAAGCGGGGGCATGGGTGGCTTCGCCCTTGGGGGTCGGATCCGTCTCCAGAACCTCCTGGGGCCCTATGCGGGCGACTGGGCGGGATTCAGCGCCGCTCTCGCCGCCGGGAACCTCTACCTGACTGTTCCGACCCGCTCGTATCCCACCGGCGAGATCCGGGGCCAGATCCTTCCCACGGCCGCCCCCCCGGCGAACCATCCACCCACGGCCGTCATCACTTCGCCAGCTGCGGATGCGACCATCCAGGCCGGTCAGTCGGTCACCTTCGCGGGGACGGCCACGGATCCCGATGGCGATGCCGTCTCGATCCTATGGGACTTCGGCGATGGCAGCAGCTCTACCCTCCTCTCGCCGGGTAGCCACACCTATGCCATGGCCGGGACCTACACGGTCCGCCTGACCGCCACTGATGCCTACGGGCTGGCGGATCCCAATCCGCCCACCCGAACCATCACGGTCCAGCCCGCTGCCGTGAACCTGCCGCCCTCCGCCACGATCACCTCGCCTTCCGGCAGCGTCAGCATCGTCGCCGGGCAGTCAGTCACCTTCGCAGGCACCGCCTCGGATCCCAATGGAGACCCGGTCACTGTCCTCTGGGAATTCGGAGACGGGGGGACCTCCACCTTGCTGGCTCCCGGCGCCCATGCCTACGCCACAGCCGGAACCTACACGGCGCGCCTGACGGCCACGGATTCCCATGGATTGCCGGACCCGAACCCGCCGACCCGCACCATCACCGTCACGGCCGCCCCGGTGAATCAGCCGCCCACCGCGACGATCATCGCTCCTGCGACCAATGTCACCATCAACGCGGGCCAGTCGGTGACCTTCACGGGCACGGCTTCCGACCCGGATGGCGATGCGGTCACTGTGCTCTGGACTTTCGGGGATGGGACGACATCGACCTTGCTGGCTCCGGGTTCCCACACCTTTGCGGCCCCGGGGACCTACACGGTGCGCCTGACGGCCACGGATTCCCACGGGTTGGTGGATCCGAACCCACCCGTTCGCACCATCACCGTCTCGGCGGTCGCCGCCCCCACGCTCACCCAGATCCAGACCCAGATCTTCACGCCCCTCTGCGTGGGCTGTCATGACGCGGCAGGGGCGGCCGGCATGAACCTCACCGCGGGAAGCGCCTACGCCAACCTGGTGAATGTGCCCGCCACCACACTTCCGGGGCTCCGGGTCGTACCGGGCGACCCAGCCTCCAGCGCCCTGGTCATCCAGTTGGCGAGCGGCCACCGGAATGTATCTGCGGCCAATCAGTCCCTCATTTCCGCCTGGATCACCGCGGGTGCGCTCAACAACTGA
- a CDS encoding efflux RND transporter permease subunit, producing MFLSDLSIRRPVLTVCIMLALVVLGLFSVKSLGIDQYPNTDIPTVTVSVIYPGASPESVKQDVVRKIEEAVNPIEKIKEISSTSQEGLGTLVIQFHLGRNVDNALNDVRTKIGQIRRDLPSNIEEPVISKFDPAQLPVLSLVVKPDAKHADMSDRELTRIAEDFLKRRIENINGVGKVDPAGGSTREILVNIDPKKLESQGLALQAVKSALGSDTMAIPSGNLLQGNREVSVKVDAKARTVADFNHVIVGNKEGRPIELQEVATIVDGIKERRSLARLDGKDVVALEIQRQTGGNTVAMVTAVEKALEEMKPELQKQGVEVVTAKDNARFIIDNVDDVNMSIYLGGLLTVIIVFYFLKSWRSTLITSLTLPVSVISTFIIMRVLDFTLNTMTLMGLSLAIGILIDDAIVVRENITRHAEMGKDHITAAREGTAEIGPAVIATTLSILAVFVPVAFMGGIVGKFFFPFGIVVAFAVAVSLFVSFTLDPMLSAVWPDPEHEKSSDAHVHYRGRNPIMRSVEAFSRMLDRWEQLYKTAIEWSLNHRKTVMAMGGGSFVLAMVLSGLLGNNFMPDYDRGDLQVTFKAEPGSSLAATRDKAQAMEASIKAIPGVAFTYTTIGTGLNGTVNSGGIYVKLKEGRRPNQVIIRRQIREAFRSIPGVDAAVGPVNDWGMAFPIMVAVQAPDRDAVIQAVPLVKEALRSVPGAVDVTTSLDTGKPELKLVIDRKAASDLGVSPALVAQMVRPLVDGEKVAKYEDEKGEQRDVRVRLEDQQRRFTTQLANMTVQSTKDLGGGKHPLVRLNQVVRFEEGIAPAKLQRHDLMEEVEVDANFEGSTLGEVSAGAAKKVAELKASGKLPEGTRVEFLGQTRDQKETAGYMGTSLLLAVFFIYFVLASQFESFKLPIAIMASLPLSMVGMVLMLLVTGDSMSMMTSIGMILLMGLVTKNAILLVDHALHLEREEGISRRQAIIRAGTVRLRPILMTSFAMIGGMLPLFLALGAGAEMRAPMARAVVGGLITSTLLTLIVVPVFFEIVEDFSLVKVWGRIRRLLGRAEPEPEVVRPLAGAPEA from the coding sequence ATGTTCCTGTCTGACCTCTCCATCCGCAGGCCGGTCCTGACCGTCTGCATCATGCTGGCCCTGGTGGTGCTGGGGCTCTTCTCCGTGAAGAGCCTGGGCATCGACCAGTACCCCAACACCGACATCCCCACCGTCACCGTCTCCGTGATCTACCCCGGCGCCAGCCCCGAGTCAGTCAAGCAGGATGTGGTCCGGAAGATCGAAGAGGCCGTCAACCCCATCGAGAAGATCAAGGAGATCAGCTCCACCAGCCAGGAGGGCCTGGGCACGCTCGTGATCCAGTTCCACCTGGGCCGCAATGTGGATAACGCGCTGAATGATGTGCGCACGAAGATCGGCCAGATCCGCCGGGATCTCCCCAGCAACATCGAGGAGCCCGTCATCTCCAAGTTCGACCCGGCGCAGCTGCCGGTGCTCTCCCTGGTGGTGAAGCCGGATGCCAAGCATGCAGACATGAGCGACCGGGAGCTCACCCGCATCGCGGAGGACTTCCTCAAGCGGCGCATCGAGAACATCAACGGAGTGGGCAAGGTGGACCCGGCGGGTGGCAGCACGCGCGAAATCCTCGTCAACATCGATCCCAAGAAGCTGGAATCCCAGGGGCTGGCCCTCCAGGCCGTGAAGAGCGCCCTGGGCAGCGACACCATGGCCATTCCCAGCGGCAACCTGCTCCAGGGGAACCGCGAAGTGTCCGTGAAGGTGGATGCCAAGGCCCGTACCGTGGCCGACTTCAACCATGTGATCGTGGGCAACAAGGAAGGCCGCCCCATCGAGCTGCAGGAAGTCGCGACGATCGTGGATGGCATCAAGGAACGACGCAGCCTCGCGCGCCTGGACGGCAAGGATGTGGTGGCCTTGGAAATCCAGCGGCAGACCGGCGGCAACACCGTCGCCATGGTGACGGCGGTGGAGAAGGCGCTTGAGGAGATGAAACCCGAGCTGCAGAAGCAGGGCGTGGAGGTGGTCACGGCCAAGGACAACGCCCGTTTCATCATCGACAATGTCGACGATGTGAACATGTCCATCTACCTGGGTGGCCTGCTCACGGTGATCATCGTCTTCTACTTCCTGAAGAGCTGGCGGTCCACCCTCATCACCAGCCTCACGCTGCCCGTGTCCGTCATCTCCACCTTCATCATCATGCGGGTGCTGGATTTCACGCTGAACACCATGACCCTCATGGGCCTCAGCCTCGCCATCGGCATCCTCATCGACGACGCCATCGTGGTCCGCGAAAACATCACCCGGCATGCGGAAATGGGCAAGGACCATATCACCGCCGCCCGCGAGGGCACGGCAGAGATCGGCCCGGCGGTCATCGCCACGACGCTGTCCATCCTGGCCGTGTTCGTGCCCGTGGCCTTCATGGGCGGCATCGTGGGCAAGTTCTTCTTCCCCTTCGGCATCGTCGTGGCCTTTGCCGTGGCCGTCTCGCTGTTTGTGAGCTTCACGCTCGATCCCATGCTGAGCGCCGTGTGGCCCGATCCCGAGCACGAGAAGAGTTCCGATGCCCATGTGCACTACCGGGGTCGCAATCCCATCATGCGCAGCGTGGAGGCCTTCAGCCGCATGCTCGACCGCTGGGAACAGCTCTACAAGACGGCCATCGAGTGGTCCCTGAACCACCGCAAGACGGTCATGGCCATGGGCGGAGGCAGCTTCGTGCTGGCCATGGTCCTTTCGGGCCTGCTCGGCAACAACTTCATGCCCGACTATGATCGAGGCGATCTGCAGGTGACCTTCAAGGCCGAACCGGGCTCCAGCCTGGCCGCCACCCGCGACAAGGCGCAGGCCATGGAGGCCTCCATCAAGGCCATCCCCGGCGTGGCCTTCACCTACACCACCATCGGCACGGGCCTGAACGGCACCGTGAATTCCGGCGGCATCTATGTGAAGTTGAAGGAAGGCCGCCGCCCCAACCAGGTGATCATCCGCCGCCAGATCCGCGAAGCCTTCCGCTCCATCCCCGGTGTGGATGCCGCCGTGGGGCCGGTGAACGACTGGGGCATGGCTTTCCCCATCATGGTGGCCGTGCAGGCGCCGGACCGGGACGCGGTCATCCAGGCCGTGCCGCTGGTGAAGGAGGCCCTGCGCAGCGTCCCGGGCGCCGTGGATGTGACCACCAGCCTGGATACCGGCAAGCCTGAACTGAAGCTCGTCATCGACCGCAAGGCCGCCTCTGATCTGGGGGTGAGCCCGGCCCTGGTGGCTCAGATGGTGCGCCCCCTGGTGGACGGCGAAAAAGTGGCGAAGTATGAAGACGAGAAGGGGGAGCAGCGCGATGTGCGCGTCCGCCTCGAGGATCAGCAGCGCCGCTTCACGACGCAACTGGCGAACATGACGGTTCAGAGCACCAAGGACCTGGGCGGTGGCAAGCACCCGCTGGTACGGCTCAACCAGGTGGTGCGCTTCGAGGAGGGCATCGCCCCCGCCAAACTCCAGCGCCATGACCTGATGGAAGAAGTGGAAGTCGATGCGAACTTCGAGGGCTCGACCCTCGGCGAAGTCAGCGCCGGCGCGGCCAAGAAGGTGGCGGAGCTGAAGGCGAGCGGCAAGCTGCCCGAAGGCACGCGGGTCGAGTTCCTGGGGCAGACCCGGGATCAGAAGGAGACTGCGGGCTACATGGGAACCTCGCTGCTATTGGCGGTGTTCTTCATCTACTTCGTGCTCGCCAGCCAGTTCGAGAGCTTCAAGCTGCCCATCGCCATCATGGCCAGCCTGCCGCTCTCCATGGTGGGCATGGTGCTGATGCTGCTGGTGACGGGCGACTCCATGTCCATGATGACGAGCATCGGCATGATCCTCCTGATGGGCCTGGTGACCAAGAACGCCATCCTGCTGGTGGACCATGCCCTGCACTTGGAGCGGGAAGAGGGCATCTCCCGCCGCCAGGCCATCATCCGCGCAGGCACGGTGCGGCTGCGGCCCATCCTCATGACCAGCTTTGCCATGATCGGCGGCATGCTCCCGCTCTTCCTGGCGTTGGGTGCCGGTGCCGAGATGCGCGCTCCCATGGCCCGGGCCGTGGTGGGCGGCCTCATCACCTCCACCCTGCTCACGCTCATCGTGGTGCCGGTGTTCTTCGAGATCGTCGAGGACTTCAGCCTCGTGAAAGTGTGGGGCCGGATCCGGCGCCTGCTGGGCCGAGCCGAGCCGGAGCCCGAGGTGGTCCGTCCCCTCGCCGGGGCCCCGGAAGCCTGA
- a CDS encoding efflux RND transporter periplasmic adaptor subunit, whose amino-acid sequence MNRKTILYIAVPAVVIAGAASFHRGKRNNELDHQATVKSEGTVPVTLIPVQERSFRPAVAFTGTLLAVNRAELKAEVTGRVTRVAVQEGDTVAAGALLGAQDEDDYQLGVQAAEAQAAQARAQALQAQRDNDRSVALLEKRSITRQAAQQAETAYNATRAAAQAAESNLGMARLRLKKARLVAPFAGQVARRAVQPGEMLNPGQVAFEIVDNRKLEIRADLPTEAMAQVKVGQRATFRAIGLDRLVEGRVAQVSPSLSQDGRTLRVRVEVPNPDGALKGGLFVEGVILGEGETKSPALPATLLKAQDHDAEIYIVEQEMARRRKVILGPEQDGFRPVSGLAVGAQVIDSGKDLVGEGTRLRVISGAAAEGK is encoded by the coding sequence ATGAACCGCAAAACCATCCTCTACATCGCCGTGCCCGCCGTCGTGATCGCCGGGGCGGCCAGCTTCCACCGCGGCAAACGCAACAATGAGCTGGACCACCAGGCCACGGTGAAGTCCGAGGGCACAGTACCCGTGACCCTGATCCCCGTCCAGGAGCGGAGCTTCCGGCCCGCCGTGGCCTTCACGGGCACCCTGCTGGCGGTGAACCGGGCCGAGCTGAAAGCCGAAGTCACCGGCCGGGTGACCCGGGTGGCCGTGCAGGAAGGCGACACCGTCGCCGCCGGCGCGCTGCTGGGGGCTCAGGACGAAGACGACTACCAGCTGGGCGTCCAGGCGGCCGAGGCCCAGGCGGCCCAGGCCCGGGCCCAGGCCCTCCAGGCCCAGCGCGACAATGACCGTTCCGTGGCGCTCCTGGAGAAGCGCAGCATCACGCGCCAAGCTGCCCAGCAGGCCGAGACCGCCTACAACGCCACCCGGGCCGCGGCCCAGGCCGCTGAAAGCAACCTGGGGATGGCGCGGTTGCGCCTGAAGAAGGCCCGCCTCGTGGCGCCCTTCGCGGGGCAGGTGGCCCGGCGCGCGGTGCAGCCCGGCGAGATGCTGAACCCCGGTCAGGTCGCCTTCGAAATCGTGGACAACCGCAAGCTGGAGATCCGCGCGGACCTTCCCACCGAGGCCATGGCCCAGGTGAAGGTCGGTCAGCGCGCGACTTTCCGGGCCATCGGCCTGGACCGCCTGGTCGAAGGCCGGGTCGCCCAGGTGAGCCCCAGCCTGTCTCAGGACGGCCGCACCCTGCGCGTCCGGGTGGAAGTTCCCAACCCAGATGGCGCGCTCAAGGGCGGCCTCTTCGTCGAAGGCGTGATCCTCGGCGAGGGCGAGACCAAGAGCCCGGCCCTGCCGGCCACGCTGCTGAAGGCTCAGGACCACGACGCCGAGATCTACATCGTGGAGCAGGAGATGGCGCGCCGGAGGAAGGTCATCCTGGGACCCGAGCAGGACGGTTTCCGCCCGGTCAGCGGGCTTGCGGTCGGCGCGCAGGTGATCGACAGCGGCAAAGACCTGGTGGGCGAGGGCACCCGCCTCCGCGTGATCAGCGGCGCTGCCGCAGAGGGGAAGTGA
- the mfd gene encoding transcription-repair coupling factor, which translates to MNVVAPELKDLLRLAEAPAEVLGAPGARLRWTSPPALALVLARWITREGRVQSLWVDAPTEGEARILAQDLQALLPGVGVAHFPGFAPYAGGESSPPGMVLRERLSTLVGLLERQVQVLVTGPLTACEKLPHPTWFQKQKLDLHQGAEVPRELLLETLVALGYRRAEMASAPGEFSSRGMVVDLWPDHQAQPLRLETFGDELERLSPFDPDTQRRTGEALESLTLYPRFEGDRGDGQALLAAVASRADRTPEADDDLAFRRARLATHGHFPGEELFHPLLAQPKGQLVHWMPPCLRVRLDGAWEEALREAERTRIEGGLAVLRRGGVVCPDFEDRFQPADPSRPTLHLTEWQSEATVPLAAQPVREFQGRLPDLAEHVQELALTGHRVFLAGSTPGMRDRFAEFLRDYDLPQAYGTETGCRAIQLALSAGVHLKEPALVVFTEREIFGRKAIQAAPKKSRSAAFLSDLRDLKPGDRVVHLDHGIGEFLGFATLTVGGEEQEVLQLRYADGGQLNVSLERADLMQRYTGAEGHLPPLDKLGGASWAKVKRKAKKAIRDMADELLKLYAQRKLEKGHAYPPDGPDMAAFDASFAFTPTPDQIEAIEAVKADLESPRPMDRLLVGDVGFGKTEVAMRAAAKVALEGRQVAVLCPTTVLCFQHFRTFKERFAGFPIRIEMLNRFVDPADQKRILQEVADGKVEIVIGTHQLLGAKLKFADLGLVVIDEEQRFGVGHKEKLKKLRLNVDQLALSATPIPRTLHMSLTGLREISLIETPPKDRLAIETVVAPWSDELVQTAIQFELRRGGQVYLVHNRVESIVSIAARVRELVPDARVAVGHGQMTDESLEQAMVSFMEGRVDVLVATTIVENGLDVPNANTLIVHRADAFGLSQLYQLRGRVGRSDVPAYAYLLIPPKHEISDDARKRLQALEDFSELGSGFRVAAMDLELRGAGNLLGGEQSGHIHDIGFELYVKLLEETLQELQGQPSGTFEVKVDGLAPGAQLSRRWIDQASERLVAYKRISRLREEKDLELYRLDLEDRFGRVPEDDPETQRFFELLKVKVRAQAVAVSEVAVEKGALKLRLSPLTPLDPTRLMAWVGRQKGGQLSPDGAVRLPLQGTAEGPILQAQRVLAEWAALGTA; encoded by the coding sequence ATGAATGTCGTCGCCCCCGAGCTGAAGGATCTGCTGCGTTTGGCCGAGGCCCCCGCAGAGGTCCTTGGGGCACCGGGCGCTCGTCTCCGCTGGACCTCGCCGCCCGCACTGGCGCTGGTGCTGGCACGGTGGATCACCCGCGAAGGCCGGGTGCAGTCCCTCTGGGTGGATGCTCCCACCGAGGGGGAAGCCCGCATCCTGGCCCAGGACCTGCAAGCTCTGCTGCCCGGTGTGGGTGTGGCCCACTTCCCTGGGTTCGCGCCCTATGCGGGCGGCGAAAGCAGCCCGCCGGGGATGGTGCTGCGGGAGCGGCTGTCGACCCTGGTGGGCCTGCTCGAGCGCCAGGTCCAGGTGCTGGTGACGGGGCCGCTCACAGCCTGCGAGAAGCTGCCCCATCCCACCTGGTTCCAGAAGCAGAAGCTGGATCTCCACCAGGGCGCCGAGGTGCCCCGGGAGCTGCTGCTGGAGACCCTGGTGGCCCTGGGCTACCGCCGCGCGGAGATGGCTTCGGCACCCGGCGAATTCAGTTCGCGCGGCATGGTGGTGGACCTCTGGCCCGATCACCAGGCCCAGCCCCTGCGGCTGGAGACCTTCGGCGATGAGCTGGAGCGCCTCAGCCCCTTCGACCCCGATACCCAGCGCCGTACCGGAGAGGCCCTGGAATCCCTCACCCTGTATCCCCGCTTCGAGGGTGACCGCGGCGATGGCCAGGCCCTGCTGGCGGCCGTGGCCTCCCGTGCGGACCGCACGCCGGAAGCCGACGATGATCTAGCCTTCCGCCGGGCCCGGCTCGCCACCCACGGCCACTTTCCTGGTGAGGAGCTGTTCCATCCCCTGCTGGCCCAGCCCAAGGGCCAGCTGGTCCACTGGATGCCGCCCTGTCTGCGGGTGCGGCTGGACGGGGCCTGGGAGGAGGCCCTGCGCGAGGCTGAGCGGACCCGCATCGAGGGGGGCCTGGCGGTGCTCCGTCGGGGTGGCGTGGTCTGCCCTGACTTCGAGGACCGGTTCCAGCCGGCGGATCCCAGTCGGCCCACCCTCCACCTCACCGAGTGGCAGAGTGAGGCCACGGTACCCCTCGCGGCCCAGCCCGTGCGGGAGTTCCAGGGGCGCCTGCCGGATCTGGCCGAGCATGTGCAGGAGCTGGCGCTCACGGGACATCGGGTCTTCCTCGCGGGATCAACGCCGGGCATGCGGGACCGCTTCGCGGAATTCCTCCGCGATTACGATCTGCCCCAGGCTTACGGCACCGAAACGGGTTGCCGGGCCATTCAGCTGGCCCTGAGCGCGGGGGTCCATCTCAAGGAGCCCGCCCTGGTGGTCTTCACCGAGCGGGAGATCTTCGGGCGCAAGGCCATCCAGGCCGCGCCCAAGAAATCGCGCAGCGCGGCCTTCCTGTCGGATCTGCGGGACCTCAAGCCCGGCGACCGCGTGGTGCATCTCGACCATGGCATCGGCGAGTTCCTGGGATTCGCGACCCTCACGGTGGGTGGCGAGGAACAGGAAGTGCTGCAGCTGCGCTATGCCGACGGGGGCCAGCTCAATGTGAGCCTGGAACGGGCCGATCTGATGCAGCGCTACACCGGGGCGGAGGGCCACCTGCCGCCGCTGGACAAGTTGGGCGGTGCCAGCTGGGCCAAGGTCAAGCGCAAGGCCAAGAAGGCCATCCGCGACATGGCCGACGAGCTGCTGAAGCTCTACGCCCAGCGCAAGCTGGAGAAGGGTCACGCCTATCCGCCCGACGGCCCTGACATGGCGGCCTTCGATGCCAGCTTCGCCTTTACGCCCACGCCGGATCAGATCGAAGCCATCGAGGCCGTGAAGGCCGATCTGGAATCGCCGCGCCCCATGGACCGCCTGCTGGTGGGCGATGTGGGCTTCGGCAAGACCGAAGTGGCCATGCGCGCCGCGGCGAAAGTGGCTCTGGAAGGGCGCCAGGTGGCGGTGCTGTGCCCCACGACGGTGCTCTGTTTCCAGCACTTCAGGACCTTCAAGGAGCGCTTCGCCGGATTCCCCATCCGCATCGAGATGCTCAACCGCTTCGTGGATCCCGCCGACCAGAAGCGCATCCTCCAAGAAGTAGCCGACGGCAAGGTGGAGATCGTCATCGGCACCCACCAGCTGCTGGGCGCGAAGCTGAAGTTCGCCGACCTCGGCCTGGTGGTGATCGACGAGGAGCAGCGGTTCGGCGTGGGCCACAAGGAGAAGCTGAAGAAGCTGCGCCTCAATGTGGACCAGCTCGCGCTCAGCGCCACGCCCATCCCGCGCACACTGCACATGAGCCTCACGGGGCTTCGCGAGATCAGCCTCATCGAGACGCCGCCGAAGGACCGGCTGGCCATCGAGACCGTGGTGGCGCCCTGGAGCGACGAGCTGGTGCAGACCGCCATCCAGTTCGAGCTGCGCCGCGGGGGCCAGGTCTACCTGGTGCACAACCGAGTGGAATCCATCGTCTCCATCGCGGCGAGGGTGCGCGAGCTGGTGCCCGATGCCCGGGTGGCCGTGGGGCACGGACAGATGACGGATGAAAGCCTTGAGCAGGCCATGGTCTCCTTCATGGAGGGCCGTGTCGATGTGTTGGTGGCGACGACCATTGTCGAGAATGGCCTCGATGTACCGAACGCGAACACGCTCATCGTGCACCGGGCCGACGCCTTCGGCCTCAGCCAGCTCTACCAGCTGCGGGGCCGCGTGGGGCGAAGCGATGTGCCGGCCTACGCGTACCTGCTGATTCCGCCCAAGCACGAAATCAGCGACGATGCCCGCAAGCGGCTCCAGGCCCTGGAGGACTTCTCGGAACTGGGCTCGGGCTTCCGCGTGGCGGCCATGGATTTGGAGCTGCGCGGCGCGGGCAACCTGCTGGGCGGTGAACAGTCAGGCCACATTCACGACATCGGCTTCGAGCTGTATGTGAAATTGCTGGAGGAAACGCTCCAGGAGCTGCAGGGCCAGCCCAGCGGCACCTTCGAGGTGAAGGTGGACGGCCTGGCGCCCGGCGCCCAGCTCAGCCGCCGCTGGATCGACCAGGCCAGTGAGCGCCTGGTGGCGTACAAGCGCATCTCGCGGCTGCGCGAGGAGAAGGACCTGGAGCTCTACCGCCTGGACCTGGAAGACCGCTTCGGCCGCGTGCCGGAGGATGACCCGGAGACCCAGCGGTTCTTCGAGCTGCTCAAGGTGAAGGTCCGGGCCCAGGCCGTGGCCGTCTCCGAGGTCGCCGTGGAGAAGGGCGCCCTCAAGCTGCGGCTCAGTCCCCTGACGCCCCTGGATCCCACGCGCCTCATGGCCTGGGTGGGCCGGCAGAAGGGCGGCCAGCTCAGCCCCGATGGCGCCGTGCGCCTGCCGCTGCAGGGCACGGCCGAGGGGCCCATCCTCCAGGCCCAGCGGGTCCTGGCCGAGTGGGCGGCGCTTGGCACGGCCTGA